From the Candidatus Eremiobacterota bacterium genome, the window GAATTAGTTACTTTAAAATGTCATGATGGTTCTACTCTATTGCACGCGGCTAGTGAAGCGGGAAGTAAAGAAGTTGTCGAGTTGCTTATCTCTAAAGGTGCGGAGATCAATGACAAGGATAAAAATGGCGATACACCGCTGCATTATGCAAGCCAAAGAGGTCATAAAGAATTTGTCGAGTTGCTTATCTCTAAAGGTGCGGAGATCAATGACAAGGATAAAAATGACGATACACCGCTGCATTATGCAAGCCAAAGAGGTCATAAAGAAGTGGCCGAGTTGCTGATCTCTAAGGGCGCCGATGTCAATGCCAAGTCAAGTTTTTTTTTGATACCTCCTGGGTATTATGGCGATACACCGCTGCATTATGCAATCGGAAAAGGCCATAAAGAAATAGCCGAGTTGCTGATCTCTAAAGG encodes:
- a CDS encoding ankyrin repeat domain-containing protein codes for the protein MKKCPYCAEDIQQDAIKCKHCHEWMDIEDDLFEAAKSADTVKIKALSARKQELVTLKCHDGSTLLHAASEAGSKEVVELLISKGAEINDKDKNGDTPLHYASQRGHKEFVELLISKGAEINDKDKNDDTPLHYASQRGHKEVAELLISKGADVNAKSSFFLIPPGYYGDTPLHYAIGKGHKEIAELLISKG